A section of the Rummeliibacillus pycnus genome encodes:
- the fliD gene encoding flagellar filament capping protein FliD produces the protein MTSTVSSNNTSSTKYSYLQTANGRYTGLASGIDTESIVEKLMKAESASKEKLQQQYQTYGWKRDSYRDFYSKLSSLRDELFNNYALTSSWSTKKATSSDSSVSVSATSSASGSLTLSNISVATNKSNSNPIDPAYTGITGSSKLSDIGINEANGYFTLNVLQNDGSMKATTLKYSSSDTIDSFVKNINSSGAGVTALFSGNSLSLTTNATGENKLDGFGTEIINTPPDKIPAGSVENTGIFSSFGFSGTGLVQNGTNASVDVNGITMKPTSNTFTLNGYNLTLNNNNNSSNVTISSSADVDAVVNKVKSFVNSYNDLISSMRTATTEKKNLNYPPLTDAQKAEMSESEITAWETKAKAGILKSDTYLEGVTNSLRSTMSSKLGSQGTYNYLFQIGVTTTKTYKDGGKLQIDETKLRKAIEADPDSVVSMFTGTDGLVSKVRDELKSGMDSIEKVAGKKDSVENTYSLGTQMISLKSKIDDWTDRLKSIENRYWNQFTAMETAISKANSVQSMFA, from the coding sequence ATGACTTCAACTGTTTCTTCGAACAATACTTCTTCAACAAAGTATTCTTATTTACAAACTGCTAATGGACGTTATACGGGTTTAGCTTCTGGGATTGATACAGAATCGATTGTAGAAAAATTAATGAAAGCTGAAAGTGCTTCAAAAGAAAAGTTGCAGCAACAATATCAAACCTATGGCTGGAAGAGAGACAGCTATAGAGATTTCTATAGTAAATTATCAAGCTTAAGAGATGAGTTATTTAATAATTATGCCTTAACTTCTAGTTGGTCTACAAAAAAGGCTACTAGTTCCGATTCTTCAGTAAGTGTTTCTGCAACTTCTAGTGCATCAGGTAGTTTAACACTTTCAAACATTTCTGTTGCAACAAATAAAAGTAATTCTAATCCTATTGATCCTGCTTATACTGGTATAACTGGAAGTTCGAAATTATCTGATATTGGTATTAATGAAGCAAATGGATATTTTACACTAAATGTACTCCAAAATGATGGTTCAATGAAGGCTACTACCTTAAAGTATAGTTCATCTGATACTATTGATTCGTTTGTAAAAAATATTAATAGTTCTGGAGCAGGGGTAACAGCGCTTTTTTCTGGTAATTCATTATCATTAACTACTAATGCTACTGGAGAAAATAAGTTAGATGGTTTTGGTACAGAAATCATCAATACACCCCCTGATAAAATACCAGCAGGTTCTGTTGAAAATACGGGTATTTTTTCTAGCTTTGGCTTTTCAGGAACCGGTTTAGTTCAAAATGGAACAAATGCGAGTGTGGATGTTAATGGTATTACAATGAAGCCAACCTCAAATACATTTACACTAAACGGTTATAACTTAACTTTAAATAATAATAATAATTCATCAAATGTAACAATATCATCTTCTGCAGATGTAGATGCGGTTGTAAATAAGGTAAAATCTTTCGTTAACAGTTATAATGATTTAATTAGTTCAATGAGAACAGCTACAACTGAAAAGAAAAATTTAAATTATCCACCATTAACAGATGCACAGAAAGCAGAAATGTCAGAATCAGAAATAACTGCTTGGGAGACAAAAGCAAAAGCAGGTATTTTAAAAAGTGATACTTATTTAGAAGGGGTAACAAATAGTTTAAGAAGTACAATGTCTTCTAAATTGGGTAGTCAAGGAACTTATAACTACCTTTTCCAAATAGGTGTAACCACAACTAAAACCTATAAAGATGGTGGTAAATTACAGATTGATGAAACAAAGCTCCGAAAGGCTATTGAAGCGGATCCAGATTCTGTTGTGAGTATGTTTACAGGTACAGACGGATTAGTGTCTAAAGTTAGAGATGAGCTAAAATCAGGGATGGACTCGATTGAAAAAGTAGCAGGAAAAAAAGATTCCGTTGAAAATACTTATTCTTTAGGTACACAAATGATTAGTTTGAAATCAAAAATTGATGATTGGACAGACAGATTAAAAAGTATTGAAAATCGTTATTGGAATCAATTTACTGCAATGGAAACGGCTATTTCAAAAGCAAATTCAGTACAATCTATGTTTGCGTAA
- the csrA gene encoding carbon storage regulator CsrA, whose amino-acid sequence MLVLARKKGESIMIGDDIEVKIVGVEGDLIRLGITAPKSIKVYRSEVFESIQLENKQALNVSASFMEKIKKNNKNY is encoded by the coding sequence ATGCTAGTATTAGCTAGAAAAAAAGGTGAGTCGATTATGATTGGCGATGACATTGAGGTAAAGATTGTAGGGGTGGAGGGTGATCTAATACGTTTAGGGATTACTGCACCAAAATCTATCAAAGTTTATCGTTCAGAGGTTTTTGAATCTATACAATTGGAAAATAAACAAGCCTTAAATGTTTCAGCTAGCTTTATGGAAAAAATAAAAAAAAATAATAAAAACTATTAA
- a CDS encoding flagellin N-terminal helical domain-containing protein, translated as MRIQHNIAALNTNNALRINNENASKNLEKLSSGYSINRAGDNAAGLAISEKMRGQIRGLNQAATNAQDGISLIQTAEGALNETSDILQRMRELSVQAANDTNVTQDRQAIQSEVNALTFEINRIASTTQFNKQNLLTGSFASKNLQIGANDGQKITVTIKTMNAAAISVNALKVTNYAAASNAIGQIDKAIKAVSTQRANLGAIQNRLEHTVNNLNTTSENLTNAESRIRDTDMAKEMTAFTKNNILLQASQSMLAQANQQPQGVLSLLK; from the coding sequence ATGAGAATTCAACACAATATCGCAGCATTAAACACAAACAATGCATTACGTATCAACAACGAAAACGCTTCTAAAAACTTAGAAAAACTTTCTTCAGGTTATTCTATTAACCGCGCTGGTGATAACGCTGCAGGACTTGCAATCTCTGAAAAAATGCGTGGTCAAATCCGCGGTTTAAACCAAGCTGCTACAAACGCACAAGATGGTATCTCTTTAATCCAAACTGCTGAAGGTGCACTTAACGAAACTTCTGATATTCTTCAACGTATGCGTGAATTATCAGTACAAGCAGCAAATGATACAAACGTAACTCAAGACCGTCAAGCTATTCAATCAGAAGTAAATGCATTAACTTTTGAAATTAACCGTATTGCTTCAACTACACAGTTCAACAAACAAAACTTATTAACAGGTTCATTTGCTTCTAAAAACCTTCAAATTGGTGCAAATGATGGTCAAAAAATTACTGTTACAATTAAAACAATGAACGCTGCTGCAATTAGTGTTAATGCTTTAAAAGTAACAAACTACGCTGCTGCAAGTAATGCAATCGGTCAAATTGATAAAGCAATCAAAGCTGTTTCTACTCAACGTGCTAACCTTGGTGCTATCCAAAACCGTTTAGAACACACAGTTAACAACTTGAACACAACTTCAGAAAACTTAACAAATGCTGAATCACGTATCCGCGATACTGATATGGCAAAAGAAATGACAGCTTTCACTAAAAATAACATCTTGCTACAAGCTTCTCAATCTATGCTTGCTCAAGCAAACCAACAACCTCAAGGTGTACTTTCATTACTTAAATAA
- a CDS encoding DUF6470 family protein, whose protein sequence is MNIPRLEIHTTRAQIDLKITEAKVDIEQPKAVQDIEQPKGVLEIRTTRGHLEVDSTQAREDLGLYSAPRAIKINAEQALQAVKEGMSRTVQEGNQMMDLKHKGNVISQIAKQRYGPKKVESEIKFIPSVDSVKIENTPGTLSINYTPSKVKINVQTNKPVITYTPWDVETFLVQKPSITIDVVK, encoded by the coding sequence TTGAATATACCTCGTTTAGAAATTCACACCACTAGAGCACAAATTGATTTGAAAATAACAGAAGCGAAGGTGGATATTGAACAACCCAAAGCAGTTCAAGATATCGAACAGCCAAAAGGTGTTTTGGAAATTCGCACTACTCGTGGCCATTTAGAGGTAGATTCGACTCAAGCTCGAGAAGATCTTGGACTATATTCTGCCCCACGTGCAATAAAGATTAACGCAGAACAAGCACTTCAAGCAGTTAAAGAGGGGATGTCACGTACGGTTCAAGAGGGCAATCAGATGATGGATTTAAAACACAAAGGAAATGTTATTTCTCAAATTGCTAAACAAAGGTATGGACCTAAAAAAGTTGAATCTGAGATAAAATTTATACCTTCAGTAGATTCAGTTAAAATAGAAAATACACCTGGAACTTTATCCATTAACTATACACCTAGTAAAGTTAAAATTAATGTACAAACAAATAAGCCTGTGATTACATATACACCATGGGATGTTGAAACATTCTTAGTACAAAAACCATCTATTACAATTGATGTTGTCAAATAG
- the fliW gene encoding flagellar assembly protein FliW: MKINTKFLGSVEIQEDEIIFFEQGIPGFPNQQKYVLLSLGKDLPFLVLQSVTESSLGFIVADPFIINPAYSFELTDTEKSELNIFKTDDVLTYVIVSVKEPFEESTMNLLAPIVININSRKAKQIVLQDNEKYPLHYPIQHMKGSVV; this comes from the coding sequence ATGAAGATTAATACAAAATTTTTAGGTTCTGTAGAGATTCAAGAGGATGAAATAATTTTCTTTGAGCAAGGGATTCCAGGTTTTCCAAATCAACAAAAATACGTGCTATTAAGCTTAGGAAAAGATCTGCCATTTTTAGTACTTCAATCTGTAACAGAATCATCGCTAGGATTTATTGTCGCAGATCCATTTATTATTAATCCAGCATATAGCTTTGAATTGACTGATACAGAAAAAAGTGAACTGAACATTTTCAAAACTGATGATGTTTTGACCTACGTCATTGTATCGGTTAAGGAACCTTTTGAAGAGTCAACGATGAATTTACTTGCACCTATTGTTATTAATATTAATTCAAGAAAGGCTAAACAAATTGTCCTTCAGGATAACGAAAAGTATCCTCTGCATTATCCAATACAGCACATGAAGGGGAGTGTTGTTTAA
- a CDS encoding flagellar protein FlaG — MKVSNIVDTSPINSKYADLTSSSFVKGQSIAENSSKQKSDEQMKEIVQLTVNKLNQFAEIQNRNSKFVFHDGLKEYYVEVVNAQTDEVIKEIPPKKILDTYYELQKIFGKIFDEKV, encoded by the coding sequence TTGAAGGTTTCAAATATAGTAGATACGTCACCAATTAATAGTAAATATGCTGATTTAACATCAAGCAGCTTTGTTAAAGGACAGTCTATTGCTGAAAATTCGAGTAAACAGAAATCTGACGAACAAATGAAAGAAATAGTACAACTGACTGTCAATAAATTGAACCAATTTGCAGAAATTCAAAATCGTAATTCAAAGTTTGTGTTTCATGATGGCCTTAAAGAATATTATGTTGAAGTTGTGAATGCTCAAACCGATGAAGTCATTAAAGAGATTCCTCCTAAGAAAATATTGGATACTTATTATGAATTACAAAAGATTTTCGGAAAAATTTTTGATGAAAAGGTTTAA
- the fliS gene encoding flagellar export chaperone FliS gives MAIQSAYDVYKQNSVYTASPGELTLMLYNGCIKFIHQGEKAIEQKNKEKTNENIKKAQAIISELMATLDMKYEISKQMLPLYEYMHRRLIEANLKNDIEILKEIEGLVTEFRDTWKEVIKINRQKQNIGDKI, from the coding sequence ATGGCAATTCAATCAGCATATGATGTATACAAGCAAAATAGTGTTTATACGGCTTCACCAGGTGAATTAACACTAATGTTATACAATGGATGTATAAAGTTTATCCACCAAGGCGAAAAAGCAATTGAACAAAAAAATAAAGAAAAAACAAATGAAAATATCAAAAAGGCACAAGCAATTATTTCTGAACTGATGGCTACCTTAGATATGAAATATGAAATTTCAAAACAAATGCTTCCTTTATATGAATACATGCATAGACGTCTAATTGAAGCAAATTTAAAAAATGATATTGAAATCTTAAAGGAAATAGAAGGACTAGTCACTGAATTTCGAGATACATGGAAAGAAGTTATAAAAATAAATCGTCAAAAACAAAATATCGGTGACAAAATATGA
- the flgL gene encoding flagellar hook-associated protein FlgL, which translates to MRVTQSMLSNNLLNNLSNSYKKLSTYQNQLDTGSKINRPSDDPVVATKGMGYRTTLGKINQFTANANEATNWLDTTDDALGQVGDALNRVKELVTQASTDSLTSEDRNKISSEIKQIRLQIQDLGNTQIGDKYLFNGTKTSQPLFDSNGNLTTNTSNASVNIEIFDGVTIDVNSASAQLFQNIDTAMSNLSDALDNPATTSDQIGAFLTTTSSLQDDVLSSRADVGARQNRLDMMSNRLSAQEIISTNQLSKNEDVEYEKVITQYMTQQSLHNAALSVGSSIIQSTLVDFMK; encoded by the coding sequence ATGCGTGTAACACAATCAATGCTTTCGAATAATCTATTAAATAATCTTTCAAATAGTTACAAAAAATTAAGCACATATCAAAATCAATTGGACACAGGTTCTAAAATTAATCGACCATCAGATGATCCAGTTGTTGCAACAAAGGGTATGGGTTACCGCACTACTTTAGGTAAAATAAATCAATTCACAGCAAATGCAAATGAAGCAACAAACTGGTTAGACACGACAGATGATGCACTTGGACAAGTAGGAGATGCATTAAATCGCGTGAAGGAATTAGTTACTCAAGCATCAACGGATTCATTAACTTCGGAAGATCGAAATAAAATTTCATCTGAAATAAAACAAATACGTCTACAAATTCAGGATTTAGGGAATACCCAAATTGGGGATAAATATTTATTTAATGGCACAAAGACTTCACAACCATTATTTGATTCTAATGGAAATCTTACAACTAACACTAGTAATGCAAGTGTTAATATAGAAATTTTTGATGGTGTGACAATCGACGTAAATTCTGCAAGTGCACAATTATTTCAAAACATTGATACCGCGATGAGTAACTTAAGTGATGCATTAGATAATCCAGCTACAACCTCGGATCAAATCGGAGCATTTTTAACAACGACTTCAAGTTTGCAAGATGATGTGTTATCTTCTCGAGCTGATGTAGGTGCTCGACAAAATAGACTTGATATGATGTCGAATAGATTATCTGCACAGGAAATTATATCAACCAATCAGTTGTCAAAAAATGAAGATGTTGAATATGAAAAAGTAATTACGCAGTATATGACACAACAATCACTTCATAATGCAGCACTTTCAGTAGGATCTTCAATTATTCAATCTACTTTAGTTGACTTTATGAAATAG
- the pseB gene encoding UDP-N-acetylglucosamine 4,6-dehydratase (inverting), which translates to MSVLEDKVVLVTGGTGSFGKKFIRKALTLGVKKIIVFSRDELKQYEMAQEFTDSRIRFFIGDVRDKDRLYRAFDGVDIVIHAAALKHVGACEYNPFEAIKTNIHGAQNIVEAAIDRGVEKVIALSTDKACSPINLYGATKLASDKLFIAANAYVGDKHTKFAVVRYGNVVGSRGSVVPFFKKMRETGVLPVTDERMTRFWITLDQGVQFVIDNLGRMHGGELFVPKIPSMKVTDLAKAIGPECEIKIVGIRPGEKLHEAMITEDDARHTVEFDDYYVIQPEFQWWSSKNAEGSKPLSEGFHYVSNENTQWLSVEELRELVKEM; encoded by the coding sequence ATGAGCGTTCTAGAAGATAAAGTTGTGTTAGTAACTGGAGGAACGGGTTCCTTTGGCAAAAAATTTATTCGTAAAGCTTTGACATTAGGTGTAAAAAAAATCATTGTTTTTAGTCGTGATGAATTAAAACAATATGAAATGGCTCAGGAATTTACTGATTCTCGTATACGTTTCTTTATAGGCGATGTACGTGATAAAGATCGTTTGTATCGTGCATTTGATGGAGTAGATATTGTAATACATGCTGCTGCATTGAAACATGTAGGTGCATGTGAATATAATCCTTTTGAAGCTATTAAAACAAATATACATGGTGCACAAAATATTGTAGAAGCTGCCATTGACCGTGGAGTAGAAAAAGTGATAGCTCTCTCTACAGATAAAGCATGTAGTCCAATTAATTTATATGGTGCGACGAAACTTGCATCAGATAAATTATTTATTGCTGCAAATGCTTATGTTGGAGATAAACATACTAAATTCGCTGTTGTACGCTATGGTAACGTAGTTGGTAGTCGAGGAAGTGTAGTGCCTTTCTTCAAAAAAATGCGTGAAACGGGAGTCCTTCCAGTAACTGATGAACGTATGACACGCTTTTGGATTACCCTTGATCAAGGCGTTCAATTTGTTATTGATAATTTAGGACGTATGCATGGTGGAGAATTATTCGTACCAAAAATCCCAAGTATGAAAGTAACGGATTTAGCCAAAGCAATCGGCCCAGAATGTGAAATTAAAATTGTTGGTATTCGTCCAGGGGAAAAACTTCATGAAGCAATGATTACTGAAGATGATGCCCGTCATACAGTTGAATTTGATGACTACTATGTTATTCAACCCGAATTTCAATGGTGGTCATCAAAAAATGCAGAAGGTTCTAAACCATTATCGGAAGGATTCCATTATGTAAGTAATGAAAATACTCAGTGGTTGTCAGTTGAAGAACTTAGAGAATTGGTAAAGGAAATGTAG
- a CDS encoding motility associated factor glycosyltransferase family protein, whose product MNIEILPTKTEYKTMKIDGYFIHSSYNPIREAEKFAKSNYVAGKTHILYGYGLGYFALELLKHFQHKEKLIIIEPFLAIEEKRSDILYIDKNDIENVQLLLAKYIDITEPAVLLKSPNYDKIDQDKYLDIAKFVKNQVISNKVARNTINHFANQWFENIVHNLYFATKDYSIKELKDKYDCPIVIASGGPSLTKQLKYIKQYRDKMLLIAAGSTINSLLAANIVPDLVVSIDGGQPNLNHFKDLYTDEIMFMYGLTSKYEIREHFKAPSFFFGSEGEGVNSELAQVIKDPLVIVSGGSSVAVFCLTIASYITTGKIALIGQDLAYTNNQSHASNNKGAKILSKEEIEKRKIEIEGYYGEKVYSDAPFITMKNDFELTMSILLKDREVFNCTEGGAKIEGMHQLSFKEFCETNCCHKVPLIDLPFKKNTQSIAYLDYWENQLPLFDQTIKLLEDSLLVLKRDQYKQFFESKTIKQLDKNEELIEENISNLNLSRIMEKANLAVLTEFPAAADETKEQEFKRVYNQNEFLYTEFIDTLKVSKDIIQKFLKQYQTKDGILNGKDSI is encoded by the coding sequence ATGAATATAGAAATACTACCTACTAAGACAGAGTATAAGACAATGAAGATTGATGGATATTTTATACATAGTAGTTACAATCCAATAAGAGAGGCAGAGAAATTTGCAAAATCTAATTATGTTGCAGGGAAGACACACATATTATATGGATATGGATTAGGATATTTTGCGCTAGAATTATTAAAACACTTTCAACATAAAGAAAAGCTAATTATTATTGAACCATTTTTAGCTATTGAAGAAAAAAGATCAGATATATTATATATAGATAAGAATGATATAGAGAATGTCCAACTTTTGTTGGCCAAATATATTGATATTACAGAACCTGCTGTCTTACTTAAATCACCAAATTACGACAAAATTGATCAAGATAAATATTTAGATATCGCTAAATTTGTTAAAAATCAAGTTATTTCAAACAAAGTAGCGAGAAATACAATAAATCATTTTGCAAATCAATGGTTTGAAAACATTGTCCATAATTTATATTTTGCAACAAAAGATTATTCAATCAAAGAATTAAAGGATAAATACGATTGCCCAATCGTAATAGCGTCTGGTGGACCTTCATTGACTAAACAATTAAAGTACATTAAGCAATATAGAGATAAGATGCTGTTAATAGCTGCAGGTTCAACGATAAATTCGTTACTGGCAGCTAATATAGTGCCAGATTTAGTTGTTAGCATTGATGGTGGACAGCCTAATTTAAATCATTTCAAAGACTTATATACTGATGAAATAATGTTTATGTATGGGTTAACGTCTAAATACGAAATTCGGGAGCACTTTAAAGCACCTTCGTTTTTCTTTGGGAGTGAAGGGGAAGGTGTGAATTCTGAGTTAGCACAGGTAATTAAAGACCCTCTTGTCATTGTGAGTGGAGGAAGTAGTGTTGCAGTTTTTTGTCTAACAATTGCTTCCTATATTACTACTGGGAAAATTGCTTTGATAGGTCAAGACTTAGCTTATACCAACAATCAATCGCATGCATCCAATAATAAGGGCGCAAAAATATTAAGCAAAGAAGAAATAGAAAAAAGGAAAATAGAAATTGAAGGGTATTATGGCGAAAAGGTATATAGTGATGCACCATTTATTACTATGAAAAACGATTTTGAATTAACAATGTCTATTCTATTAAAAGATAGAGAAGTTTTTAATTGTACTGAAGGTGGAGCGAAAATAGAAGGGATGCATCAGTTATCTTTTAAAGAATTTTGTGAAACAAATTGTTGTCATAAAGTTCCTTTAATTGATTTGCCATTTAAAAAAAATACGCAGTCAATAGCCTATTTAGATTATTGGGAAAATCAACTACCACTGTTTGATCAAACAATAAAATTACTAGAGGATAGTTTATTGGTATTAAAGAGAGATCAATATAAACAATTTTTTGAAAGTAAGACAATAAAGCAACTTGATAAAAACGAGGAATTAATAGAAGAAAATATTTCAAATTTAAATTTATCTAGAATTATGGAAAAAGCAAATTTAGCAGTATTGACAGAATTCCCAGCAGCTGCAGATGAAACCAAGGAACAAGAATTTAAACGTGTATATAATCAAAATGAATTTTTATACACTGAATTTATAGATACGCTAAAAGTTTCTAAAGACATTATTCAAAAATTTCTAAAACAATACCAAACAAAGGATGGAATTTTAAATGGAAAAGATAGTATTTGA
- a CDS encoding motility associated factor glycosyltransferase family protein, producing the protein MNTKSKLHFFYSKNGVLNIEVNGLCYYSKYNPDKDVEKFLLSQLVNDKKRYILFGLGLGYHAQKLLELDTKEIIVFENNLSLINEVKKKIDLKNLFNHPRLKLITDWQRLTLSDDEDQIIILPTWYKTLEDKHFKEVFQSIIINRNTLKSRDLLNDNFTMNIKNYLYNMMPLKNILQGKKAILVAAGPSLDDEIDFLKRAKGKYFILAVGAAYKTLQSNAIEPDALIIIDPNPSVYDQIENTELKIPLFFASTVYPKVVLHDTPLKVMLFQKGVQLAEDFAKKNDINLLETGGSVANMGFSLLLFMGCKSLIFVGQDLAYIDGKNHSNQSSSNVEFKNNISSIFKTISNEGKEVETSGSWNYYRSFFEKEIPKYDDVEFINTSLKGASIKGARYMNSKKILFEVDEVTEYLNLLIKQFKL; encoded by the coding sequence ATGAACACAAAAAGTAAATTACATTTTTTTTATTCAAAAAATGGTGTTTTAAATATAGAGGTAAACGGTCTTTGTTATTATAGTAAATATAATCCAGATAAAGATGTAGAAAAGTTTTTATTATCTCAGTTAGTTAATGATAAAAAGAGATATATTTTGTTTGGACTTGGATTGGGTTATCATGCCCAAAAACTTTTAGAATTAGATACTAAAGAAATAATTGTATTCGAAAATAATCTTTCTCTAATAAACGAAGTAAAGAAAAAAATAGATTTAAAAAATTTATTTAATCATCCAAGATTAAAACTTATAACTGATTGGCAGCGTTTAACCTTATCTGATGATGAAGATCAAATTATTATTTTACCAACATGGTACAAAACTCTAGAAGATAAGCATTTTAAAGAAGTATTTCAATCAATTATTATCAACAGAAATACTTTAAAGTCACGAGACTTATTAAATGATAATTTCACTATGAATATAAAAAATTATCTCTATAATATGATGCCGTTAAAAAATATATTGCAAGGAAAAAAAGCAATACTGGTTGCTGCAGGTCCCAGCCTAGATGATGAGATTGACTTTTTGAAAAGAGCAAAGGGAAAGTACTTTATACTAGCTGTTGGAGCAGCATATAAAACGTTACAAAGTAATGCTATAGAACCTGATGCATTAATTATTATAGATCCTAATCCAAGTGTTTACGATCAAATTGAAAATACAGAATTAAAAATACCATTATTTTTTGCATCAACGGTATATCCAAAGGTTGTTTTACATGATACACCATTAAAAGTAATGTTATTTCAAAAAGGAGTACAGTTAGCTGAGGACTTTGCAAAAAAAAATGACATAAACCTACTTGAAACAGGCGGTTCTGTAGCAAACATGGGATTTAGTTTATTACTTTTTATGGGGTGTAAAAGTTTAATATTTGTAGGACAGGACTTAGCGTATATTGATGGGAAAAATCATTCAAATCAATCATCTTCGAATGTCGAATTTAAGAATAATATAAGTTCCATATTTAAAACTATTTCAAATGAAGGAAAAGAAGTTGAAACATCTGGATCGTGGAATTATTATCGAAGCTTTTTTGAAAAAGAGATTCCAAAATATGATGATGTAGAGTTTATTAATACTTCATTAAAAGGTGCAAGTATTAAAGGAGCTCGATATATGAATTCAAAAAAAATACTTTTTGAAGTAGATGAAGTAACCGAATATCTTAATTTACTTATAAAACAATTTAAACTATAG